The genomic segment CGGGTGCTGGGCCTTTGGGGGGGGGTGTCCGGAGGGGTACACATTCTCTGCGAGCCTTGTTAGAAGCGTCGCCCGTCGTCAGGGGGGTTCGGCGTGGGACGGAgcgatggcgtcgcacgcgctgGTAGCCTCGcacgccacggcggcggcgctgctggGGTGTAATCGTCATCGGCGTAGAGTTTCCGTCGCGAGGTGGCACcgatgcgtcgtcgtcgcgtcctctTCCGGCGGAGACCCCGCGGGACGCAGACGAGGGGACGGATCATTCGAGGCTTcaacctcgtccgcgtcgaccccgtccccgtcgcgcgcgcgcaagAACCGCGCGGCAGCGTCCAAGCCCCGCAACGCGATCGCCACGGGCTCGGGAGAGTgggactccgacgacgacgcctccgttCCGTCCGCCGGTCCCcagccccccgcgcgcgcgccggccgatcgcgcggcgacgacgcgcccaccCAAGGCGAAGCCGCGGGCCAAGGCGCGCGACTCCCCTTCCGAGGACACCGAGCTGGTCATggtgctcgagcgccgcggcgagggatgGTCCGAGGAGGTTTTTCCCCACGTGGTCATGAAGCGCAGGCCGGTGGAGCGCAAGGCACGacccgccgccaaggctgccaaggctgACACCGCCGAGCTCTACCTggaggagcgcctcggtTTTTCGcgagacgacgccgtcgcgacaatcagcgccgccgccgcgtggaggGTGAcgccccgcggccgcgcgctcgtggacaaGAAGATGATGCGCGCGGTTCAGAGCAACACCCGGGACGCCATCGAGTGCATGCGCCAGGTGggcgcgtccgaggaggacatcCCCAAGCTCATCCGCGACACGCCGCAGATCCTCGCCATTGTGCCCATCAACGAGTGGAACCGCCGGCTGCTGGAGTACGTGGTGCGAACCAAGgtgccgggcggcgggaggctcGGCCCGCTCAAGCTCTCCAACCGCGGGCGCCTGCCCAAGGAGGAGAATCGCAAGGGCGAGGCGATGAAGCCCTGGGTCAACGAGGTTCGCGAGCTTCGTCGGTTCGGCAGGCTGACGCAGGAGCAGATGTACatgctcgacgtcgccggctttGACGCCAACGTCAAGGAGACGAAGCGAATCGGGGAGTCGAGGCGCACGTGGGAGATGTggttcgacgagctcgtggagTACCAGTGCAAGCAGGGCACCGTCAACATaccggaggagcgcgcggacgcgggcctGGGCCTCTGGCTCAAGCGGCAGAAGGAGAAGCACCGCGAGGGGAAGCTCGGGACCAAGGCGCTcaagcgcctcgtcgccatcggcgtCAACTTCGAGGGGTACTACCCCCAGAGCCCGATCAAGCCCAAGCGCGGCCGACCGCCCAAGAATGCCTCcaagacggacgcggcggaggctggcgtATCCCGggatgaacgcggcgagggtctcGTCTCGAACGGGGGGTCCGACTGCACCGTCGAGGGTttggcgggggcgtcggagGGGACGAAGGATtggcgccgcgtcctcggccccgacggcgtcgagtaCGTGTACGAGCTGAAGCGTTGGCAGTCCGTGGAGGGCGAGTTCATCGAACCGCCGCTCGGGTCACCCCTGGCGGTGTGGCTCGCGAGGGtgagggcgcgggcggcggatgacgccgaggacccgctgccggacgcggagcgcgaggctctcgtggacgcgggcaTCGAGCTCGAGAACTTCTCGCCCGTGTGGCTGGGCGAGCTGGAGAAGTTTTACGGCCTAAGGCAGCACAGGGTGACGCTCCACGATCCGGTGgcgcagcgcgcgttcgtcgaggagcagaggcagctcgccgcggaggggaAGCTCTCGACGGCGAAGCTCCGGcggctcaaggcggcgggggtgtcTGGCATCTCCGGCGCGCTTCAGCTCGACTTTCTCACCCTGGACTcgatcgacgagctcgacgacgaggagttcgCGCCAtggcccaccgccgcgccgcgcagcgAGGACCCGGAAGACCTCGTGCAGTCGCTCATGCGCGagaacgtcgtcgcggcggctgcggctgcggcggcgagagccgaggctgagcgcacGCGGGAgactccgaggacgaggagggcgccggcggctcgagcgcgaaggCGACCGATGGCTCCCATCGCGCCCGGCCCGAGCGGCgtgaagaaggaggagggtCTGGGGTCCatggacgatgacgacgaggaggaggtggtggaggaggaggaggttgtGGCGGCGGATCCTCCCGAGTTTGAGAGGGCGAGGACCTGAGCAGAGCAAAGTTTATTGTAGTCCACCTTACGCAACTTGTATTTTACAGCAGAGACTTTCAATGTGGCGTTCATCACACCctgccgccgagcgcgctcgaGATGCTTCCATTATTGCCCGCCGAGCCAGCGCTGCCCGAGTACCTCGCGTCGTTGGCGTACTTGTGGAATATCGGGTGCAGGTCCAACCTCCCTTGCCTGACGATCTGGTACAGCTCCCACGCCTGGTTGCAC from the Micromonas commoda chromosome 8, complete sequence genome contains:
- a CDS encoding predicted protein; this encodes MASHALVASHATAAALLGCNRHRRRVSVARWHRCVVVASSSGGDPAGRRRGDGSFEASTSSASTPSPSRARKNRAAASKPRNAIATGSGEWDSDDDASVPSAGPQPPARAPADRAATTRPPKAKPRAKARDSPSEDTELVMVLERRGEGWSEEVFPHVVMKRRPVERKARPAAKAAKADTAELYLEERLGFSRDDAVATISAAAAWRVTPRGRALVDKKMMRAVQSNTRDAIECMRQVGASEEDIPKLIRDTPQILAIVPINEWNRRLLEYVVRTKVPGGGRLGPLKLSNRGRLPKEENRKGEAMKPWVNEVRELRRFGRLTQEQMYMLDVAGFDANVKETKRIGESRRTWEMWFDELVEYQCKQGTVNIPEERADAGLGLWLKRQKEKHREGKLGTKALKRLVAIGVNFEGYYPQSPIKPKRGRPPKNASKTDAAEAGVSRDERGEGLVSNGGSDCTVEGLAGASEGTKDWRRVLGPDGVEYVYELKRWQSVEGEFIEPPLGSPLAVWLARVRARAADDAEDPLPDAEREALVDAGIELENFSPVWLGELEKFYGLRQHRVTLHDPVAQRAFVEEQRQLAAEGKLSTAKLRRLKAAGVSGISGALQLDFLTLDSIDELDDEEFAPWPTAAPRSEDPEDLVQSLMRENVVAAAAAAAARAEAERTRETPRTRRAPAARARRRPMAPIAPGPSGVKKEEGLGSMDDDDEEEVVEEEEVVAADPPEFERART